One stretch of Molothrus aeneus isolate 106 chromosome 2, BPBGC_Maene_1.0, whole genome shotgun sequence DNA includes these proteins:
- the WDR73 gene encoding WD repeat-containing protein 73, which produces MEAADEWLLQSLRLYSDLHTFELQAPTRLIEWARGNRVCVAGYGQCDGNEILQLIPPPTLLTKETQGLCPERDFKVECGGFSERPVCSLKYVPDTSLLVTSGPPDSSLQVWQVSAEDSDVIKSVSTIATENGTGQSWAKIATISARAPWVLHGSRLDRVQITEVESRKNVYTAAIQASRGSEELGSLAFLDCNLLLLCCATGRLCLVDTRQPQSLVEAVPAPSAPCSEHWCMGTRHAAQGSEPSSQPVARLSSRGLLALTDLRKTSEFLALAKARVPSPGSGAEFLCVSWAPALEGYLAVSGFDGTVHVYDTQSWDSSGKEAEPIFVHKGHIFGGAGGSRDPPLVTVHTWHLQKPRTLLSAASDGSLHVWDWVQPCGKCG; this is translated from the exons ATGGAGGCGGCGGACGAGTGGCTGCTGCAGTCGCTGCGACT GTACAGCGACCTGCACACCTTCGAGCTCCAGGCGCCCACCCGCCTCATCGAATGGGCCCGCGGGAACC GTGTCTGTGTAGCCGGGTATGGACAGTGTGATGGGAACGAGATCCTGCAGCTGATCCCACCGCCAACGCTGCTGACAAAGGAGACCCAG GGCCTGTGTCCAGAGAGAGATTTCAAGGTAGAATGTGGTGGATTTTCAGAGCGCCCAGTGTGCAGCCTGAAATACGTGCCAGACACCAG CTTGCTGGTGACGAGTGGCCCACCCGACAGCTCCCTCCAGGTCTGGCAGGTGTCAGCAGAGGACTCTG ATGTTATTAAATCTGTAAGCACCATAGCAACAGAAAATGGCACTGGGCAGTCCTGGGCTAAAATTGCCACCATTTCAGCCAGAGCCCCATGGGTCCTTCATGGTTCAAGACTTGACAGAGTCCAAATTACAGAGGTCGAATCAAGGAAAAATGTCTACACAGCAGCTATTCAAG CTTCCCGAGGCAGCGAGGAGCTCGGCAGCCTGGCCTTCCTGGACTGcaacctgctgctcctgtgctgtgccacgGGCCGGCTGTGCCTGGTCGACACCCGACAGCCGCAGAGCCTCGTGGAGGCCGTGCCAGCGCCCTCAGCGCCGTGCAGCGAGCACTGGTGCATGGGCACCCGGCATGCAGCTCAGGGCTCcgagcccagctcccagcccgtGGCTCGCCTCTCAAGCAGGGGGCTCCTGGCCCTGACAGACCTCAGGAAAACCTCGGAGTTCTTGGCTTTGGCAAAGGCCAGAGTCCCCTCTCCCGGCTCAGGTGCGGAGTTCCTGTGCGTctcctgggctcctgctctggaAGGCTACCTTGCCGTTTCAG GTTTTGATGGCACCGTGCATGTGTAtgacacacagagctgggacagctccGGCAAGGAAGCAGAGCCCATCTTCGTTCACAAAGGCCACATATTTGGTGGAgcaggtggcagcagggacCCTCCCCTGGTCACTGTGCACACATGGCATCTGCAGAAACCCAGAACTTTGTTGTCAGCAGCGAGTGATGGTTCCTTGCACGTCTGGGACTGGGTTCAGCCCTGTGGGAAGTGTGGGTAG
- the ARRB1 gene encoding beta-arrestin-1 isoform X2, whose product MGDKGTRVFKKASPNGKLTVYLGKRDFVDHIDVVDPVDGVVLVDPEYLKERKVFVTLTCAFRYGREDLDVLGLTFRKDLFVANSQAFPPVPEDKKPLTRLQERLIKKLGEHAYPFTFEIPPNLPCSVTLQPGPEDTGKACGVDYEVKAFCAENLEEKIHKRNSVRLVIRKVQYAPERPGPQPMAETTRQFLMSDKPLHLEASLDKEIYYHGEPISVNVHVTNNTNKTVKKIKISVRQYADICLFNTAQYKCPVAVEDADDMVAPSSTFCKVYTLTPFLANNREKRGLALDGKLKHEDTNLASSTLLRDGANKEILGIIVSYKVKVKLVVSRGGDVAVELPFTLMHPKPREEPVHRDIPENEAPIDTNLIELDTNDDDIVFEDFARQRLKGMKDDKEDEEERTNSPQLNDR is encoded by the exons GGTGTTTAAGAAAGCCAGTCCTAACGGGAAG CTCACTGTCTACCTTGGGAAGAGGGATTTCGTGGACCACATCGACGTGGTGGACCCCGTGG ATGGAGTAGTGCTGGTGGATCCTGAATACCTGAAGGAGAGAAAAG TCTTTGTGACGTTGACTTGCGCCTTCCGCTATGGCCGAGAGGacctggatgtgctggggctGACCTTCCGCAAGGACCTGTTCGTGGCCAACTCCCAGGCCTTCCCCCCGGTCCCCGAGGACAAGAAGCCCCTGACACGGCTGCAGGAGCGGCTCATCAAGAAGCTGGGCGAGCACGCCTACCCCTTCACCTTCGAG aTCCCCCCCAACCTGCCTTGCTCCGTCACACTGCAGCCAGGCCCAGAGGACACGGGGAAG GCCTGTGGAGTGGACTACGAGGTTAAAGCTTTCTGTGCCGAGAACCTGGAGGAGAAGATCCACAAGAG GAACTCGGTGCGCCTGGTGATCCGTAAGGTCCAGTATGCACCTGAGAGACCCGgcccccagcccatggcagagaCCACCCGGCAGTTCCTCATGTCAGACAAGCCGCTGCACCTTGAGGCATCCCTGGACAAGGAG ATATACTACCACGGGGAGCCCATCAGTGTCAACGTGCATGTCACCAACAACACCAACAAGACCGTGAAGAAAATCAAGATCTCAG TGCGTCAGTATGCTGACATCTGCCTCTTCAACACTGCCCAGTACAAGTGCCCAGTGGCTGTGGAGGATGCTGA TGATATGGTGGCCCCGAGCTCGACGTTCTGCAAAGTCTACACCCTGACCCCCTTCCTTGCCAACAACCGGGAGAAGCGGGGCCTGGCACTGGATGGGAAGCTCAAGCATGAGGACACCAACCTGGCCTCCAGCACACT ATTAAGAGATGGAGCCAACAAGGAGATCCTGGGCATCATTGTCTCCTACAAGGTGAAGGTGAAGCTGGTGGTGTCACGAGGAGG CGACGTTGCAGTGGAGCTGCCCTTCACGCTGATGCATCCCAAACCCAGGGAGGAACCAGTACACCGGGACA TTCCAGAGAATGAAGCGCCCATAGATACAAATCTGATAGAGCTTGATACAAA CGATGATGACATTGTGTTTGAAGACTTCGCCCGCCAGCGACTGAAAGGCATGAAGGATGAcaaggaggatgaggaggagcgGACAAATTCCCCACAGCTCAACGACAGATAA
- the ARRB1 gene encoding beta-arrestin-1 isoform X1 — protein MGDKGTRVFKKASPNGKLTVYLGKRDFVDHIDVVDPVDGVVLVDPEYLKERKVFVTLTCAFRYGREDLDVLGLTFRKDLFVANSQAFPPVPEDKKPLTRLQERLIKKLGEHAYPFTFEIPPNLPCSVTLQPGPEDTGKACGVDYEVKAFCAENLEEKIHKRNSVRLVIRKVQYAPERPGPQPMAETTRQFLMSDKPLHLEASLDKEIYYHGEPISVNVHVTNNTNKTVKKIKISVRQYADICLFNTAQYKCPVAVEDADDMVAPSSTFCKVYTLTPFLANNREKRGLALDGKLKHEDTNLASSTLLRDGANKEILGIIVSYKVKVKLVVSRGGLLGDLASSDVAVELPFTLMHPKPREEPVHRDIPENEAPIDTNLIELDTNDDDIVFEDFARQRLKGMKDDKEDEEERTNSPQLNDR, from the exons GGTGTTTAAGAAAGCCAGTCCTAACGGGAAG CTCACTGTCTACCTTGGGAAGAGGGATTTCGTGGACCACATCGACGTGGTGGACCCCGTGG ATGGAGTAGTGCTGGTGGATCCTGAATACCTGAAGGAGAGAAAAG TCTTTGTGACGTTGACTTGCGCCTTCCGCTATGGCCGAGAGGacctggatgtgctggggctGACCTTCCGCAAGGACCTGTTCGTGGCCAACTCCCAGGCCTTCCCCCCGGTCCCCGAGGACAAGAAGCCCCTGACACGGCTGCAGGAGCGGCTCATCAAGAAGCTGGGCGAGCACGCCTACCCCTTCACCTTCGAG aTCCCCCCCAACCTGCCTTGCTCCGTCACACTGCAGCCAGGCCCAGAGGACACGGGGAAG GCCTGTGGAGTGGACTACGAGGTTAAAGCTTTCTGTGCCGAGAACCTGGAGGAGAAGATCCACAAGAG GAACTCGGTGCGCCTGGTGATCCGTAAGGTCCAGTATGCACCTGAGAGACCCGgcccccagcccatggcagagaCCACCCGGCAGTTCCTCATGTCAGACAAGCCGCTGCACCTTGAGGCATCCCTGGACAAGGAG ATATACTACCACGGGGAGCCCATCAGTGTCAACGTGCATGTCACCAACAACACCAACAAGACCGTGAAGAAAATCAAGATCTCAG TGCGTCAGTATGCTGACATCTGCCTCTTCAACACTGCCCAGTACAAGTGCCCAGTGGCTGTGGAGGATGCTGA TGATATGGTGGCCCCGAGCTCGACGTTCTGCAAAGTCTACACCCTGACCCCCTTCCTTGCCAACAACCGGGAGAAGCGGGGCCTGGCACTGGATGGGAAGCTCAAGCATGAGGACACCAACCTGGCCTCCAGCACACT ATTAAGAGATGGAGCCAACAAGGAGATCCTGGGCATCATTGTCTCCTACAAGGTGAAGGTGAAGCTGGTGGTGTCACGAGGAGG CCTGCTGGGAGACCTCGCCTCCAG CGACGTTGCAGTGGAGCTGCCCTTCACGCTGATGCATCCCAAACCCAGGGAGGAACCAGTACACCGGGACA TTCCAGAGAATGAAGCGCCCATAGATACAAATCTGATAGAGCTTGATACAAA CGATGATGACATTGTGTTTGAAGACTTCGCCCGCCAGCGACTGAAAGGCATGAAGGATGAcaaggaggatgaggaggagcgGACAAATTCCCCACAGCTCAACGACAGATAA